One window of the Tubulanus polymorphus chromosome 11, tnTubPoly1.2, whole genome shotgun sequence genome contains the following:
- the LOC141912962 gene encoding uncharacterized protein LOC141912962 has product MPTKGQFNVREKGGGGHNDEDDDNSMDEENDAIPGKRSHNAGPSCVALRKECMSDDECFRDLKSFTTYCKVRKSRCYAESREACIQAYENLRPYGLFKCSCQSHSGNNMRRCSGLLKRYVKNACLLVANEVAKIGKEDNQLPQKPDAVKPEEGAIDEQRDPESTTFPMITTRAEEPKFYTVECYDAYGDCNKEYLCRRKMEKFIASCQWNAQKKGCDKKKCLPDMADYYQNVAVKHAHAAAFCVCEKSGIKCESLRAVLQPQCAVKESPTPSCLTLVRKCQSSSDCRRRWEYYNNYCHTDSKTGECMHGNHLCRDAVVGLMGTLLMTNCSCQGVQDEVTSRCRGIEERLVKNRCRAKAITPEPFIYEATPANNLLKDDKELIKFEVEMPPTPSKQRICANMLKNEKSPVIRVYPNNTHCSDLCKCIRNGTMMCQHLPCLPVKSCTESLSIYGHGSVIPRNNRGTCRCHVGEIICAKGRNPVITGNGIFLQVGYSQIDRENLRKFSINFNYEVLCMRLTNLLQPQPYGVPCELKIMAKTPGNIVFGVIPTRNKQHCIDAMRLLTYMIEIHHAIVMTDPLLSTIRVANVDVIEHFQAGSNSYHSTNIGPNNHNDNNKNGAAAASGFRLWMFRTSVLYTIVLLVTCGYFTDVFALIT; this is encoded by the exons ATGCCGA CGAAGGGCCAGTTTAACGTACGCGAGAAGGGTGGAGGAGGTCACAACGACGAAGATGACGATAATAGCATGGATGAAGAGAATGATGCGATACCGGGTAAACGATCCCATAACGCCGGGCCAAGTTGTGTAGCTCTACGTAAAGAATGTATGTCAGATGACGAATGTTTCCGAGATTTGAAATCGTTCACCACTTATTGTAAAGTTCGAAAAAGTCGATGTTACGCTGAAAGTAG GGAAGCGTGTATACAAGCTTACGAAAATCTACGTCCGTATGGTTTATTCAAATGTTCATGTCAATCTCACTCGGGAAACAACATGCGTCGCTGTTCCGGTTTACTGAAACGTTACGTGAAAAATGCCTGCCTAC TGGTGGCGAACGAAGTTGCCAAGATCGGTAAAGAAGACAATCAACTTCCACAGAAACCGGATGCAGTTAAGCCGGAGGAAGGAGCCATCGATGAACAACGTGACCCGGAATCGACGACATTTCCAATGATAACGACTCGAGCCGAGGAACCAAAGTTTTACa CCGTGGAATGCTACGACGCTTATGGTGATTGCAACAAAGAATATTTGTGCCGTAGAAAAATGGAGAAATTTATCGCGTCCTGTCAATGGAACGCGCAGAAGAAAGGCTGCGATAAGAAAAAATGTCTGCCGGACATGGCCGACTATTACCAAAATGTGGCTGTTAAACACGCGCATGCAGCTGCGTTTTGCGTTTGCGAGAAAAGTGGGATAAAATGCGAGTCATTACGAGCGGTGCTACAACCGCAGTGTGCGGTAAAAGAATCACCAACACCGTCGTGTCTGACCCTTGTCAGAAAATGTCAATCATCTTCGGATTGTAG ACGCCGATGGGAATACTACAATAACTATTGTCACACTGATAGTAAAACAGGTGAATGTATGCACGGGAATCACTTGTGTCGTGACGCTGTAGTCGGACTTATGGGTACATTATTGATGACGAACTGTAGCTGTCAGGGGGTGCAGGACGAGGTGACATCGAGGTGTCGTGGCATCGAGGAACGACTCGTTAAAAATAGATGTAGAG CCAAAGCGATTACACCGGAACCTTTTATCTACGAAGCAACTCCAGCCAACAACCTTCTCAAGGATGACaaagaattgattaaattcgAAGTGGAAATGCCACCGACCCCATCGAAACAAA GAATCTGTGCCAATATgttgaaaaacgaaaaatcacCAGTCATAAGA GTTTATCCGAACAACACTCATTGTTCTGATCTATGCAAATGTATCCGCAATGGCACAATGATGTGTCAACACCTTCCCTGTCTTCCTGTGAAATCCTGCACTGAATCACTCAGTATATACG GACACGGTTCCGTGATTCCAAGGAATAACCGAGGTACATGCCGGTGCCACGTCGGTGAAATCATCTGCGCCAAaggacggaatccagttataaCTGGAAACG GCATATTTTTACAAGTCGGTTATAGTCAAATAGACAGAGAAAATCTGCGCAAATTCAgcatcaatttcaattatgAGGTTCTCTGTATGAGATTGACGAATCTGCTGCAACCTCAGCCGTACGGG gttCCTTGCGAATTGAAGATTATGGCGAAGACTCCTGGAAATATTGTTTTTGGGGTCATACCAACACGTAATAAACAG CACTGTATAGACGCAATGAGGTTGTTAACATATATGATAGAGATTCATCACGCGATTGTGATGACAGACCCGCTGTTATCTACGATTCGGGTCGCTAATGTTGACGTTATTGAACATTTCCAGGCAGGTTCTAACTCATACCACAGCACCAACATCGGTCCtaataatcataatgataacaataaaaaTGGCGCAGCCGCCGCCAGTGGGTTCCGATTATGGATGTTCCGAACTTCCGTTTTGTATACGATTGTATTACTAGTGACTTGTGGATATTTCACAGACGTTTTTGCGTTGATAACGTGA